In one Fundulus heteroclitus isolate FHET01 chromosome 3, MU-UCD_Fhet_4.1, whole genome shotgun sequence genomic region, the following are encoded:
- the LOC105939654 gene encoding trypsin-2 — translation MRSLVFVLLIGAAFALEDDKIVGGYECTPYSQPHQVSLNSGYHFCGGSLVNENWVVSAAHCYKSRIQVRLGEHHISISEGSEQFISSSSVIRHPGYNAYTIDNDIMLIKLSQPATLNQYVQPVALPSSCAPAGTMCKVSGWGNTMSSTADKNKLQCLDIPILSDRDCDNSYPGMITDSMFCAGYLEGGKDSCQGDSGGPVVCNGELQGVVSWGYGCAERDHPGVYAKVCLFNQWLQNTMSSY, via the exons ATGAGGTCTCTGGTGTTTGTTCTGCTCATTGGAGCTGCCT TTGCCTTGGAGGACGACAAGATCGTCGGAGGGTATGAGTGCACACCCTACTCTCAGCCCCATCAGGTGTCTCTGAACTCCGGCTACCACTTCTGCGGTGGCTCCCTGGTCAACGAGAACTGGGTCGTGTCCGCTGCTCACTGCTACAAGTC CCGTATCCAAGTGCGTCTGGGAGAGCACCACATCAGCATCAGCGAGGGAAGCGAGCAGTTCATCAGCTCCTCCAGCGTCATCCGCCATCCCGGCTACAATGCCTACACCATCGACAACGACATCATGCTGATCAAGCTCAGCCAGCCCGCCACCCTCAACCAGTACGtgcagcctgtggctctgcccAGTAGCTGCGCTCCTGCTGGCACCATGTGCAAAGTCTCCGGCTGGGGCAACACCATGAGCTCCA CTGCTGATAAGAACAAGCTGCAGTGCCTGGACATCCCCATCCTGTCCGACAGGGACTGTGATAACTCCTACCCTGGAATGATCACCGATTCCATGTTCTGTGCCGGATACCTGGAGGGAGGCAAGGACTCCTGCCAG GGTGATTCTGGTGGCCCTGTTGTGTGCAACGGTGAGCTGCAGGGTGTTGTTTCCTGGGGATATGGATGTGCTGAGAGAGACCATCCCGGTGTCTACGCCAAG GTCTGCCTCTTCAACCAGTGGCTGCAGAACACCATGTCCAGCTATTAA
- the LOC105939648 gene encoding uncharacterized protein LOC105939648, translated as MNVFFFLFLGAAAAVPLDDKIVGGYQCEAHSQPWQVSLNIGYHFCGGSLINDQWIISAAHCWQSPFSQVAILGDNHIWMHEGTEQYMAVDAIYWHQSYDYETLDYDIMLMKLAHPVSVNEHVKPVALPKACPTPGDMCVVSGWGNIYTDQVFNPFYLQCVEVPILSNKECDASYPGKITERMVCAGYLEGGKDACQGDSGGPLVCNGELQGIVSWGYGCAQPDYPGVYTKVCALMPWINEILSTYSYSVPVGPSRRVVNSLRRLPLMKSQQRVFRWSEDRQEIRTVRANVSRMSRRAKPKSGTWSKPETLHMTPTGAHLVGRATGCTYLLKVAGLLSFISMMSLSMTQFNAAPDNIQQNDTVRRHRERGHKKVNAELRPTFLYKPGLQVKFSHQQDHSATMRSLVFVLLIGAAFALEDDKIVGGYECTPYSQPHQVSLNSGYHFCGGSLVNENWVVSAAHCYKSRIEVRLGEHHISISEGSEQFISSSSVIRHPGYNAYTIDNDIMLIKLSKPATLNQYVQPVALPSSCAPAGTMCKVSGWGNTMSSTADRNKLQCLDIPILSDRDCDNSYPGMITDSMFCAGYLEGGKDSCQGDSGGPVVCNGELQGVVSWGYGCAERDHPGVYAKVCLFNQWLQNTMASY; from the exons atgaatgtcttttttttcctgttcctaGGAGCTGCAG CTGCAGTCCCTCTGGATGACAAGATTGTGGGAGGCTACCAGTGTGAAGCCCACTCTCAGCCCTGGCAGGTGTCCCTCAACATTGGCTATCACTTCTGCGGGGGCTCGCTCATTAATGACCAGTGGATCATCTCTGCTGCCCATTGCTGGCAAAG CCCCTTTTCGCAGGTGGCTATCTTGGGCGACAACCACATCTGGATGCATGAAGGAACCGAGCAGTACATGGCCGTCGATGCCATCTATTGGCACCAGAGCTACGATTACGAGACCCTCGACTATGACATCATGCTGATGAAACTGGCACACCCAGTGTCTGTCAACGAGCACGTGAAGCCCGTTGCTCTGCCCAAAGCATGCCCCACACCTGGTGACATGTGCGTCGTTTCTGGATGGGGGAACATCTACACTGATCAAG TGTTCAACCCGTTTTACCTCCAGTGCGTGGAAGTCCCCATCCTGTCCAACAAGGAGTGTGATGCCTCCTACCCTGGCAAGATCACTGAGCGCATGGTGTGCGCAGGATACCTGGAGGGAGGCAAAGATGCTTGTCAG GGTGACTCGGGCGGCCCCCTGGTGTGTAACGGGGAGCTGCAGGGGATTGTGTCCTGGGGTTATGGCTGCGCTCAGCCTGACTATCCTGGCGTTTACACCAAAGTCTGCGCTCTCATGCCCTGGATCAACGAGATTCTTTCCACATACAGTTA ttcagtCCCAGTGGGTCCCAGCAGGCGGGTCGTCAATTCGCTGCGGCGGTTGCCGCTCATGAAGTCCCAGCAGCGGGTGTTTCGGTggtcggaggacaggcaggagatcAGAACCGTGAGAGCAAACGTCAGCAGGATGAGCCGTAGAGCGAAGCCGAAGTCGGGGACGTGGTCGAAG CCAGAAACCTTGCACATGACACCCACAGGAGCGCATCTGGTGGGCAGAGCCACGGGTTGCACGTACTTGTTGAAGGTGGCGGGCCTGCTCAGCTTCATCAGCATGATGTCATTGTCAATG ACGCAGTTCAACGCCGCTCCTGACAATATACAACAAAACGACACGGTGcgaagacacagagagagaggacaTAAAAAGGTCAAC GCAGAGCTCAGACCTACCTTCCTATATAAACCAGGGCTGCAGGTGAAGTTCTCTCATCAACAAGATCACTCAGCAACCATGAGGTCTCTGGTGTTTGTTCTGCTCATTGGAGCTGCTT ttgccTTGGAGGACGACAAGATCGTCGGAGGGTATGAGTGCACACCCTACTCTCAGCCCCATCAGGTGTCTCTGAACTCCGGCTACCACTTCTGCGGTGGCTCCCTGGTCAACGAGAACTGGGTCGTGTCCGCTGCTCACTGCTACAAGTC CCGTATTGAAGTGCGTCTGGGAGAGCACCACATCAGCATCAGCGAGGGAAGTGAGCAGTTCATCAGCTCCTCCAGCGTCATCCGCCATCCCGGCTACAATGCCTACACCATCGACAACGACATCATGCTGATCAAGCTCAGCAAGCCCGCCACCCTCAACCAGTACGtgcagcctgtggctctgcccAGTAGCTGCGCTCCTGCTGGCACCATGTGCAAAGTCTCCGGCTGGGGCAACACCATGAGCTCCA CTGCTGACAGGAACAAGCTGCAGTGCCTGGACATCCCCATCCTGTCCGACAGGGACTGTGATAACTCCTACCCTGGAATGATCACCGATTCCATGTTCTGTGCCGGATACCTGGAGGGAGGCAAGGACTCCTGCCAG GGTGATTCTGGTGGCCCTGTTGTGTGCAACGGTGAGCTGCAGGGTGTTGTTTCCTGGGGATACGGATGTGCTGAGAGAGACCATCCCGGTGTCTACGCCAAG GTCTGCCTCTTCAACCAGTGGCTGCAGAACACCATGGCCAGCTATTAA
- the LOC105939658 gene encoding trypsin-2, protein MRSLLLFLLIGAAFAFNDDKIVGGYECQPHSQPHQVSLHYGYHFCGGSLVNENWVVSAAHCNFVSGVELRLGEHNVEVHEGTEQFISTSVVIPHPQYSPQTIDNDIMLMKLSRPATFNKYVQPVALPTRCAPVGVMCKVSGWGNTEDPAVDNTKLQCLDVPVLSDSVCRTSYPGKITSSMFCAGYMEGGKDSCQFDSGGPLVCSGELQGVVSWGIGCADKGYPGVYAKVCVYSDWLESTMANN, encoded by the exons ATGAGGTcactgctcctcttcctcctcatcggAGCTGCTT ttgccTTTAATGACGACAAGATCGTCGGGGGTTATGAGTGCCAACCTCACTCCCAACCCCACCAGGTTTCTCTCCACTACGGTTACCACTTCTGCGGCGGCTCCCTGGTCAATGAGAACTGGGTCGTTTCCGCTGCTCACTGCAACTTTGT GAGCGGCGTTGAACTGCGTCTGGGAGAGCACAACGTCGAGGTCCACGAAGGAACTGAGCAGTTCATCAGCACCTCTGTTGTGATCCCTCATCCCCAGTACAGCCCCCAAACCATTGACAATGACATCATGCTGATGAAGCTGAGCAGGCCCGCCACCTTCAACAAGTACGTGCAACCCGTGGCTCTGCCCACCAGATGCGCTCCTGTGGGTGTCATGTGCAAGGTTTCTGGCTGGGGGAACACAGAGGACCCTG cCGTTGATAATACCAAGCTGCAGTGTTTGGACGTCCCAGTCCTTTCTGACAGTGTCTGTAGAACCTCGTACCCTGGAAAGATCACCAGCTCCATGTTCTGTGCTGGATATATGGAGGGGGGGAAGGACTCCTGCCag TTTGACTCTGGTGGCCCTCTGGTGTGCAGCGGTGAGCTGCAGGGTGTTGTGTCCTGGGGTATAGGATGTGCAGATAAGGGCTACCCTGGTGTCTATGCCAAG GTCTGCGTTTATAGTGACTGGTTGGAGAGCACCATGGCAAATAACTAA
- the LOC105939657 gene encoding trypsin, with protein sequence MRLLSVLLLVGAAAAVPRYDGRIIGGQECEPNSRPYMASLNYGYHFCGGVLINKQWVLSVAHCWYNPYAMQIFLGEHDVRVFEGTEQLMKTDNIIWHPSYDYQTLDYDIMLIKLFHPVEVTEAVAPISLPTGCPMGGLPCSVSGWGNTATDGEVNMPTRLQCLDVPIVDDKDCENAYPGMITRRMVCAGYMDGGRDACNGDSGSPLVCLGEVHGLVSWGQGCAQPNYPGVYVKVCEFLYWIEDTLAANP encoded by the exons ATGAGACTGCTCTCTGTTCTGCTGCTTGTCGGAGCTGCTG CGGCAGTTCCCCGCTACGATGGAAGGATCATCGGTGGGCAGGAGTGTGAGCCAAACTCTCGTCCTTACATGGCGTCCCTCAACTATGGGTACCACTTCTGTGGAGGAGTGCTCATCAACAAGCAGTGGGTGCTCTCTGTGGCACACTGCTGGTACAA TCCATATGCGATGCAGATCTTCCTGGGAGAACATGACGTACGCGTGTTCGAGGGAACAGAGCAGCTCATGAAGACTGACAACATCATCTGGCATCCAAG CTATGACTACCAGACTCTGGACTACGACATCATGCTGATCAAGCTCTTCCATCCCGTGGAGGTGACTGAGGCGGTTGCACCCATCTCACTGCCCACCGGGTGTCCGATGGGAGGCCTACCGTGCTCAGTGTCTGGATGGGGGAACACCGCCACAGATGGTGAAG TGAACATGCCCACCCGTCTGCAGTGTTTGGATGTGCCCATAGTGGACGACAAGGACTGTGAAAACGCCTACCCGGGCATGATCACGCGCAGGATGGTGTGCGCCGGGTACATGGACGGAGGCAGGGACGCATGCAAC GGTGACTCTGGCAGCCCCCTGGTGTGCCTTGGAGAAGTCCATGGCCTGGTGTCATGGGGACAGGGCTGTGCTCAGCCCAACTACCCCGGCGTCTACGTTAAAGTATGCGAGTTCCTCTACTGGATCGAAGACACTCTTGCAGCCAATCcttaa